One genomic region from Spiroplasma endosymbiont of Polydrusus cervinus encodes:
- a CDS encoding lipoprotein — MKKLLSILGAIRLTATSTTSLISCEKPNNSENGE; from the coding sequence ATGAAAAAGTTGCTAAGTATTTTAGGAGCTATCAGATTAACAGCAACAAGTACAACATCATTAATTAGTTGCGAAAAACCAAATAATAGTGAAAACGGCGAGTAA
- a CDS encoding ABC transporter ATP-binding protein, which translates to MGLKINNLKYKRYKKVIFADLNFDVNSQEVLGTSFEDKFSQLYFLKLLLGKKKPRSGKIYLNNRNITALLPKERKIGYVSSGALRLAFLPTKLRLAYHILKTPKFLHDSSLKYNKNKYFYKNLVFIGNDLNKQELILKTDKIINEYFNNSIRIKEEWIETYLTQISEFHKKEISKILDDDKDSILIQSLHTYTYKREEIRVYEGYLAFLQALWDKIYYIFDLDYLCDCYEIAKKRKLKDKSFYFIGAKLVCEKYLKILHTEITYERYLLIKARKALKKYRFNVVNTVMKDTKRKSIIKGILNKSNSSNIVTWSKLSEDQWFNYNQKQEQLIANLLPDEATILKGKFLEFFHKYHLELLGNTLKPREKDNSIAIAEASEKVVTVYNQAFEKVKKLMSDLDIKMNWFKLTKNLSSFDHTKIRLINVILSNKELIVLHNTFDNLTHNEANELNDILLNLKNYNPQLTFLVLTKNVENIKNYVTQLLIFDKDNNYKLMSKDHAEYSPDTIELYQAMYNSLENVFAMKYVAAENTLANEKIKIKLPKGTKLIDKKEYWLAINPNLITFKRTKDFNKDLHLAYKGHVKIIKKISKSIVCFFEINDDIFFKKLVTEKELNLKRITTIYFKKQALLVYDKVNSNLVANI; encoded by the coding sequence ATGGGATTAAAAATTAATAATTTAAAATATAAACGGTATAAAAAAGTTATTTTTGCAGATTTAAACTTTGATGTTAATAGTCAAGAAGTTTTAGGAACTAGTTTTGAAGATAAGTTTTCACAGTTATATTTTTTAAAACTTTTATTAGGGAAGAAAAAACCTCGTAGTGGAAAGATTTATTTAAACAATAGGAATATTACGGCTTTATTACCAAAAGAACGAAAAATTGGTTATGTTTCATCAGGAGCATTAAGATTAGCTTTTTTACCAACAAAATTACGTTTAGCTTATCATATTTTAAAAACACCAAAGTTTTTACATGATAGTTCATTAAAATATAATAAAAATAAATATTTTTATAAAAATTTAGTTTTTATTGGTAATGATTTAAACAAACAAGAGTTAATCTTAAAAACAGATAAAATTATTAATGAATATTTCAATAATTCAATTCGAATTAAAGAAGAATGAATTGAAACCTATTTAACCCAAATTAGTGAATTTCACAAAAAAGAAATTAGTAAAATTTTAGACGATGATAAAGATTCGATTCTAATTCAAAGTTTACATACTTATACTTATAAACGCGAAGAGATTCGGGTATACGAAGGTTATTTAGCCTTTTTACAAGCTTTATGAGATAAAATTTATTATATTTTTGATTTAGATTATTTGTGTGATTGTTATGAAATTGCTAAAAAAAGAAAACTAAAAGACAAAAGTTTTTATTTTATTGGTGCTAAGTTGGTTTGTGAGAAGTATTTAAAAATTTTACATACGGAAATCACTTATGAACGTTATTTGTTAATTAAAGCACGTAAAGCATTAAAAAAATACCGTTTTAATGTTGTTAATACGGTTATGAAAGATACGAAACGTAAAAGCATTATTAAAGGGATTTTAAATAAAAGTAATTCATCAAATATTGTTACTTGATCAAAATTGTCAGAAGACCAATGATTTAATTATAATCAAAAGCAAGAACAATTAATTGCCAATTTATTACCAGATGAAGCAACAATTTTAAAAGGGAAATTTTTAGAATTTTTTCATAAATATCATTTGGAATTATTAGGTAATACATTAAAACCGCGAGAAAAAGATAATTCAATTGCTATTGCTGAGGCAAGTGAAAAAGTTGTGACAGTTTATAATCAAGCTTTTGAAAAAGTTAAAAAATTAATGAGTGATTTAGATATTAAAATGAATTGATTTAAACTTACCAAAAATTTGAGTAGTTTTGACCATACTAAAATTAGGTTAATTAATGTTATTTTAAGTAATAAAGAATTAATTGTTTTACATAATACGTTTGATAATTTAACACATAATGAAGCAAATGAATTAAATGACATTTTATTGAATTTGAAAAATTATAATCCCCAATTAACTTTTTTAGTTTTGACAAAAAATGTTGAGAATATTAAAAATTATGTTACACAGTTATTGATTTTTGATAAAGATAATAATTATAAATTAATGTCAAAAGATCATGCTGAATATTCACCAGATACTATTGAGTTATATCAAGCAATGTACAATAGTTTGGAAAATGTTTTTGCAATGAAATATGTGGCAGCCGAAAATACTTTAGCAAATGAGAAAATTAAAATTAAACTACCAAAAGGAACTAAATTAATTGACAAAAAGGAATATTGATTAGCAATTAATCCAAATTTAATTACATTTAAAAGAACAAAAGACTTTAATAAGGATTTACATTTGGCATATAAAGGACATGTTAAAATAATTAAAAAAATTTCTAAATCAATTGTTTGTTTTTTTGAAATTAATGATGATATTTTTTTTAAAAAGTTAGTGACAGAAAAAGAATTAAATTTAAAAAGAATAACAACGATATATTTTAAAAAGCAAGCATTATTAGTTTATGATAAAGTTAATAGTAATTTAGTTGCTAATATTTAA
- a CDS encoding bifunctional oligoribonuclease/PAP phosphatase NrnA has product MQDLKGIILQKIKEYQTIICLRHVSPDGDAYGSAFGLAQFIKDNFPNKKVLVDGEPSDFLAFLATPNLVQQEDYQGALVIVTDTANIERIDSKYWQKAEEVIKIDHHPNMTPFGDLQWIDETKIAASEMIAELVLTSSLTVTPQAARLIFTGIVTDSNRFMYSKTCQETFMLAGQLVATGFDLQSVYQNLYEDSWVNVRFKNYLLSQVVVYDDQISYVKITDEMLKEHAMNYETVKPWVNIMSNIKEFKIWMWAIENKAESYINLSIRSNAYIINGVAEKYYGGGHQLSSGAKIYQWEDLEKVLKDLSSFIKNNIKYMEG; this is encoded by the coding sequence ATGCAAGATTTAAAAGGAATAATTTTACAAAAAATTAAAGAGTATCAAACAATTATTTGTTTACGTCATGTTTCACCAGATGGTGATGCATATGGTTCAGCATTTGGATTAGCACAGTTTATTAAAGATAATTTTCCAAATAAAAAAGTATTAGTTGATGGTGAACCAAGTGATTTTTTAGCTTTTTTAGCGACACCTAATCTTGTTCAACAAGAAGATTACCAAGGGGCATTAGTAATTGTGACTGATACAGCAAATATTGAACGAATTGATAGTAAATATTGGCAAAAAGCTGAAGAAGTAATTAAAATTGATCATCATCCTAATATGACCCCTTTTGGTGATTTACAATGAATTGATGAGACAAAAATTGCAGCATCAGAAATGATTGCTGAATTAGTTTTAACATCAAGTTTAACAGTAACCCCCCAAGCAGCAAGGTTAATTTTTACGGGTATCGTAACTGATTCAAATCGTTTTATGTATAGTAAAACTTGTCAAGAAACTTTTATGTTAGCGGGGCAATTAGTTGCCACCGGATTTGATTTACAATCAGTTTATCAAAACTTATATGAAGATTCATGGGTTAATGTTCGTTTTAAAAATTATTTGTTATCACAAGTAGTTGTTTATGATGATCAAATTAGTTATGTGAAGATAACAGACGAAATGCTAAAAGAACATGCGATGAATTATGAAACTGTTAAGCCATGAGTTAATATTATGAGTAATATTAAAGAATTTAAAATTTGAATGTGAGCAATTGAAAATAAAGCGGAAAGTTATATTAATCTTAGCATTCGTAGTAATGCTTATATTATTAATGGTGTAGCAGAAAAATATTATGGTGGCGGTCATCAGTTATCAAGTGGGGCAAAAATTTACCAATGAGAAGATTTGGAAAAAGTTTTAAAGGATTTAAGCTCTTTTATTAAAAATAATATTAAATATATGGAGGGTTAA
- a CDS encoding thymidine kinase: MYFLNSNAQKGWVEVITGCMFAGKTEEFIRQLVRLSYAKFEIQVFKPTLDNRYSENQVVSHSKKAVKATSVKNSDELLVKLKPTTNVVGIDEVQFFDNNIVKVADSLADKGIIVIVNGLDKDFRGEPFLNVEQLMTRSEEVKKLHAICVKCGNLANRTQRLINGNPANYYDPIVLIGEKDKYEARCRHCHEVTY; encoded by the coding sequence ATGTATTTTTTAAATAGTAATGCCCAAAAGGGATGGGTCGAAGTAATTACTGGTTGTATGTTTGCGGGGAAGACAGAGGAATTTATTCGTCAGTTAGTTCGCTTGAGTTATGCTAAATTTGAAATTCAAGTTTTTAAACCAACACTTGATAATCGTTATAGCGAAAATCAAGTTGTGAGTCATAGTAAAAAAGCTGTTAAAGCAACATCAGTTAAGAATTCCGATGAATTATTAGTCAAACTTAAACCGACGACAAATGTTGTTGGGATTGATGAAGTCCAATTTTTTGACAATAATATTGTTAAAGTTGCTGATTCTTTAGCCGACAAAGGGATTATTGTTATTGTTAATGGTTTAGATAAAGATTTTCGGGGCGAACCTTTTCTTAATGTTGAACAATTAATGACCCGTTCCGAAGAGGTTAAAAAATTACATGCCATTTGTGTTAAATGTGGAAATTTAGCAAACCGGACACAACGATTAATTAATGGTAATCCAGCTAATTATTATGACCCAATTGTCCTAATTGGGGAAAAAGATAAATATGAAGCTCGTTGTCGTCATTGTCATGAAGTAACATATTAA
- a CDS encoding lipoprotein yields the protein MCNNYNILNILGGIGLTATSTTSLISCEKPNNSENGE from the coding sequence ATGTGCAATAATTATAACATTTTAAATATTTTAGGAGGTATCGGATTAACAGCAACAAGTACAACATCATTAATTAGTTGCGAAAAACCAAATAATAGTGAAAACGGCGAGTAA